The Halichoerus grypus chromosome 9, mHalGry1.hap1.1, whole genome shotgun sequence genomic sequence GTATGTAAATCTGTTTTAAAGCTAAAGAAgcagggcacctcggtggctcagtcgttaagcgtctgccttcggctcgggtcatgatcccaggatcctgggatcgagccccgcatcgggctccccactcagcgggaagcctgcttctccctctcccactgccccctgcttgtgttccctctctcgttgtctctctctctgtcaaataaataaataaaatctttaaaaaaaaaaaaaaaaaaaagctaatgaagCCTCTCTCCAGGCTTTCTCAAGGACATCTTTGGGGAACCATTTCTTTGCAATGTATTTATGAGGAGAGACAGCGTCCCTATCTCCTAATTTCTGTGGTAGGGGAGAAATCTCACACCATCTTGCACAACTACCTCCTGCCATGAAGATATGAGAAGTGATTTCTCCTTTGGATAAAGAAATGAGCTAATACAGACGGTCACCCCAACTATCAAGTGCATTTAGGATGAACCGTGTGTGACAAAATGTGCCGCCAAGGCCTCTTACCCGAGAACGACTTCCGGTTTACCTTGAGAACAAGCATGACATGGGTTGTACCTGCTGAGCTATACAAAAGGGCCTTTTAATCTCTAAGCTATTGCTCCTGAGGCAAACATTCTGGCTCGTGCTTATTCAATAAACATCGTTTTGTCTCTCTTCTACATTTGTGGAGCGGTCTTCTGGATGGGagattttgtttctgttatttccCCAATGATAGCAGTTTGGCCTCTCAGCAATACGTGGGCACAGAGTCAGGTGCACagcaacactggagagaaactgGGAGGCATCTATCAAATCAAATCCGGTCAAAAGGCAGATTGTGAGCACCGATTTTCCTGTATGTGCACCAACATCAGGGATACACTCAAACTTACACATTTCTTGCAgaatctgataattttttttttcttttacgtTTCCTGGTTACCAAGATTTACACATGAATTGCTTCTTCCGAAAATTCTGGTTTTacattctttgcccatttttactCATTGTCTTAGGGTTTATTATCCTGCTTTATTGACCCTCATCCAATTAAAtgggttgcaaatattttcttttgtctgtggCTTGTTATAATTTTACTTATAATCCCTTGTTAGACATGACATTGATGCAACCAAATGTATCTATATTTTCCTCTTTGGCTTTAAGCATTTGGGgatttaaaaaggaatttctcAGCCTGGTGTCAAAATTTTTTCCATACATGCCGAAGTTTTGTAgttgtatttcttgtttttacatttaggttaTTAATTTCCAGACTGTATCACTGTGAGGAACAGCACAATAGagataggactttttttttttttttttttccaaatggctaaTTGTACAAAGTTACTTGGAGATTAGTCCAGCCTGTCAGAATCCTTAAGCCTCCATTTTTTTCAGTGGATGAAAGCAGATTTATACTGCTTGTTCACTGTTTGTCATTCAGACTCTTTAACAACACTGATGTACAAATGGAAATACAagtgctatattttaaaaatgttcatgtttTAGGTAATGCCATAGATTTCAGACTCAAAACACTTTGACTATTACTGCTCACTATAAGGGATTTCGAAAGGAACAtcaccagattttttttaaacatatatttatttgagagagagagagagagagagaaacaaggaacagagggagagctctcaagcagactccccactgagcgggagcccaatgcagcgctggatctcatgaccctgagatcataacctgagccgaaaccaagagtcagacacttaactgactgagccactcaggtgcccctcaccagattttttttttttaaaagcagatttcTGAGCCCCatccccagaaaaatatttaagtaagtCTGAAGTGAGGGTCAGGAATTTTCATTAAGCAATTAAGTGAATAAGGAAATAAGTATTCTCTCCTTTGGCCATTTATGTAACTTaccctaaattcaaattttatgttCAAGTTACAAAAACAAATTATGGTGAGAATTTAGGAGTGAAGCAAAATACTCGGTTTTACTTCTAAAGTGTAAGAAATGAtaaataggggggcgcctgggtggctcagtcattaagcgtctgcctttggctcaggtcatgatcccagggtcctgggatcgagccccacattgggctccctgctcagcgggaagcctgcttctccctctcccactccccctgcttgtgttccctctctcactgtgtctctctctgtcaaataaataaataaaatcttaaaaaaataaaatgataaatagaaTAAACTATCTCACAATGACAAACAGAACCCTCAGTGTTCATAGAGAAACCATTATCTAAGGGACTCTCAATACTTAAAATTATCCTCAGAGAAGGTAACAAATGTGGTAAAGGTGGGCACAGAGAGTGCAATACTCCTGATTTTGCTCAATTTAAACACAATGAATTTCTTGTAAAAACGAAAATCAAtgtttctaaaaaaagaaaattccaagaaGACTTGTCACTTTCAGTGACCACCCAGAATAAGCTTTAGGTTTCTAACATTTAGGTTTTGGCACCAACTTTTCATACTACTTACACAACTGGACTTTGGAATCAATATAGATTAAgaagttgtaaaaaaaataaattaaattaaaaaaaagaagttgtactttggggcgcctgggtggctcagtcggttaagcgtctgccttcagctcaggtcatgatcacagggtcctgggattgagtcccatgttgggctccctgctcagcggaagcctgcttctccctctcctgtccacttgtgctctatctctgtctctctttctcaattttttttttttttttaaaagaagtactTGGTACCTAAACCAGAAAAAATTTTAGAGTATGACACATATGTTTCTTAGAAAGCAAGAtttaatgcaatatattttaacaattaagAGTGGCTATATTAACTAAATGGTAAGTGATATTTAAATAAGGGGCTTCTTTATATTCCTTAACTTCAGAAAATCTAATTCTATACAGAATACATGTCCCAAAAGATCAAAGAGCTTATTTACTTAAATGTAGAACATATAAACACATTTGTGATTCCTAGGCAAAGCTTAGATTTAACGAGAAGAGCAAGCTACATTTTATAACCCATGATAACTATTTATTCCCAGAATACACCTGTCAGAGCAGATGCAATTCCTGCTAGGTTTTTGTTCCCCCTGCTCTCAATAAATGCATGGATCTTTCCTACCCACATTCATAATAATGTATAAGACAATTTGATCAATGCCTCATTTTGTATTAGCTCTGGCTTATGTCgcaaacacttttaaaattccttcgAAAGAAATAGGttggtaatgtatggtgattaacataacaatttaaaaaaaagaaataggttggACCTTTCAGATGAAAGCAAGTCCcttaaaaacaaagggaaaaagtgaACAGACACAAAGTTTTGTAAGGCAGAAAAGTACACCCCATTTACCTTTCTAGAACCATATTAATTCACAGAAACAAGGTTTcagtcaaaatatttatttttttccttaactggGTTAAATGATAATACAAGTATTATGAGGCTGCCTTAAGTTCCTCATGTGCTATACTTTAAATGTCCCAAACTTTACAGAAAACCACACATGAactattttctttcataattcaTAATACAGAACCTCAGCTTTCATTGTATATGCTTTGAAGTGACTTCTCTCTGCGATCATTACTAATACAGATTTGAAAAGACTAGCTCCAGTTGGAGAGAAGTGCAACAGTAATACCAGCCAGGCTCTCaggtacaaaaataaacaaccaggaggaagagggggtaaaaaaaaaaaaaaaaaaaaactggagtgagagagaaggaatgtTCATTTATATTGTTTCCAACTGCCAGCAACCAAACCAGAGCTAGAATCCCAGCGCCATGTGCGTGCTGAGTCCTTGGCAAGGACACGCCACGCTGGCTAGGGCTCgtgaaattataatatttaaggaTAACAATTTTACATGAAGTACCAAAGTTTGaagtagggaagaaaaaaaaaaaaaaaaggaaaaactgcaaAAGAGGAACTTCAAGCCTTCTGTGACTACCAGAGTCTGCAGCCTCCCTGGAGAGTGAGACTGGACTGTGGAGACAAGACACGGACCCATAGCCTTGCTCAAAGACTGCAGGTCTGGCTTCTTACCACCCCAGCACTACCACTACGAGGCACAACTTGGAAGCTAGTAAGGGGGGGGCCatcatttaaaaagatgttacAGAGGATGTAAACATTATCCTGAACTCATGGCAACCACCGGAAACCCCCGTGTGGGCGCAGGCTCCCAGGGGTGCCATCACTGTCGTTCCGAACAGGGAGAAAGATTCATCCAACCCGAAGAAAAACCAGAGCATTCATTTAAAGTGCAGCCCCGGGAGGACTCGCAGAACAGCACACCCGCCACCTTATCATCCGTTCTCAGGACCGGCTCCCGCCCAGGCGGGCTGCATTCTGCACGCGGGACAGAAGCTGAAGCCACGTCAGCAACACTGGGACTTGCTCTCTGCGGTCAAGGTCTCCTGATCCAGTTTAACTTTGTCCACGTCGTTTTCTTCATTTGGAAAGCTTTGTTGGTTTGCGAGAATATTCTCCACGAGGAACCGGGCTGCTTCATCAATGTTTACGTTATCCTGTAATGCAGAAATGATGAACGGGATGAATTCCAAGGATTAATGCTTAGAAGAAAGCATGAGTATTAATGGGACAAGCACAGTTTGTCAGAGGGGGCGTCCACCACCTTCTTCCTCACTACAGGGTATACACCCTCAGAGGTCAATGCCATTGAGTAACGTGGCTACAGAACTCTCTTCTTTTCACAAAGGATTCCCCTTCCTGATGTTCCTGTCTCAAACTTTTTGCCCCCGAGGTTCAATGAACTATCTTCAATGGTTGAAAAGGAATCATCATCCCACACTGGGCTGCCACTCACATAAATGAAAGCACTAAGATGAAAAAGTTTCTGCCCTTGAATATTTAAGTCAAGTATTCAGGATACGTTATGAAGAGGAATGTCAACGGGCTCACacattaaaatatgataaatgcATCATGTCGTTTCCCCATCTCTGAGTACAGATTATTACTTCTAGTTGTTATGTGTAAATTAACCTGAAACAATGTTGTAGGTGTGATGTCCATTAAAAATACCCTAAGGAATCACTAGCTATCACAACATTTGTGTGACAGATTTATTAGTTGTCATTAAATACACGAGTAACACATATCAAAAtctgggctttttaaaaaaatatttaacttttcatttctaaataatttcagATTCACAAAAATGTTGCAAAGTAGCAAAAATTCCTACAGACCTTTCACTCATATTCCTAAAATATTAACATCCTGGATATCCAGATTTCCAGATAAAATCAGGAAATTCGATAATAGTGTCAGCATTAATTATGAAGCTTATTCAAATGTCACCATTGTCCCAATGTCCTATTTGTGATCCAGGTGACTGGCTGTATTTCGTGCTCATGTCTTCTTGGTTTCCTTTAACCTGGGACAGTTCTTCAGTCACCTTgcctttcatgaccttgacactctTGGAGCAGCATACTGGTCAGAGACTATCCCTCAGTTTGGGCTTGTTTGAGGTTTCCGTATCATTAAACTCAAGTTATGCATTTTTGACAGGAGTAAGTGATGTGTCCCTCTCAGCATCCGAGAGGCATACTTGCTTAACGTCATGTCTGCCAGGCTTCTCCACTGAATAGTTACTATTTCTCCTTTGCACTTAGTAAGCTCAAATATGGAAATATCCTATTTTTCACCATAGTTTTCCCCGCTAACTTTAATATCAATTAATTCTTCCCTAAAACAGCTATTACCATGGTGATTAAAGGTGactatctggggcacctgggtggctcagtcattaagcgtctgccttcggctagggtcatgatcccagggtcctgggatcgagccccgcaaaggggtccctgctcggcaggaagcctgcttctccctccctcactccctctgcttgtgttccctctctagctgtctctctgtcaaataaataaataaaatctttaaaaaaaaattttttttaattaaaaaaataaaggtgaactatctatttccatcattccttctacatttattagttggaaTTCTACTGTTAGGAAGAGTTTCCTCTTCTCCtctacttgttcattcatttattcctaacatggattattattttattctatggaaTAGATCCATTACAATAGTTATTTACTTTGTTGCTCAAACTGTCTTGGATTTTTGGAGCTCCTATAAGTAGGGTCCTGTTTCATTTTGACGGGTCTCCATTATTttgtgtttccttaatttctggcACCACAAAATATCTCTGTTGCATCTTTACTTTCCTTGTCCCACCAATCCTGGAATCAATCATTTCTCCATTAAACTTCTGTTCTTTTTGCAGGAGAAcagtatttaaaaaccaaattctgggggtgcctgggaggctcagtcagttaagcatctgactcttgatttcgactcaaggtcatgatcttagggtggtgagattgagccccacatcgggctctgtgctcagtggggagtctgcttgagattctctctccctctccttctgcctctgctgcttccccagctcatgctctctctctaaaatacataaataaaatcttttaaaaaataataaaaaaataaaaaccaaattctGGGGACTAGAAAGCTCATTGGACCTGTGGTGTCATTGCTCCTGAGCAGGCAGAGCTAGTAAATATACATGTGCCCTCCACAGGCACGTAGACATCAATTTCTATGTTTATCAgtttatacatatgtgtatatagacacacatataaacacagaaacatacatatttatacatacatataaaacattAAGTTCATATTGATCTTTCCAATTTCGATCTAACAACATGAGGCTCATTCTAGCTATCTCCCTTATCTGCTATACTTTCTCAGATAGTGAGAAACCTGCAAGACTTGGGCTATTCATTCGGGTATCTTTTCCAgcatcaagctttttttttttttttttacctccactCCCACGGTAAGTATTAACTTTAATTAAAGTATTGATCTTTGAATGTCCAAAAGTCATTTAGCCCCCACCATTCCCATTATCTCAAAGAATTATAATGCTCTTTAACCACATTTAGTAGCAATTGATTAGGAACAGAAAATCCCATATTGTAATTAGTCACACATTTTCGTATTGGAAATCCATTATTTGCCATAAAGGTGAAAAGATGAAGTTCATGAATTCAAGACTGTCTTTTGGCTGTGCTCCCGTTAAAATTCAGATCACAGGAATTCAAGCAGAAATCAGCTGGGAAGTCAGCTGCCGGCCAGCGCAGAAATACAGGCATTAGTGACACTCGGCCAGTACTTTAAGCCTCGACTAAAATTTTAACCTAAATTTCGTATTACTGTTATTCTCTTGGAACATTCCTGGATTACTACCGAAGAAATTCTGCAGAAGGTGTTGCTAATAGATTTGTAGGAAAGCACAGAACAGAGCTGAAACTTCTACGATTAACCACTGCTTTCCTTCTCCACTCCACAGGTAACCCTGTTATAAATGTAACAAAGCTGATGACTTCCACAGTCTCCAGCTACACGCCACGTGACGCTGTTTCTGAATCTTCCATCTAGATTCTGGGGACGAATTTGGATTTATTACCTGAATGATTAATTCAAACAAAACTTAGAGAAGAAATTTCATCTGTAATACATGCATCTCTTCCCGCAAATCTCATGCTCTAGTAAACACTGCACGTACCACGGACTATTTCCCAACAAAGCTGGGACGTCAGCGAATCACCTGACAGACACTCCGCGGCCGCGGACGGGGGGCGTGGCTTCCCGGACACGTGCCCCCACGAGGCGCCGCCCCTCCTGCCATTTCCTCCTGCCAGCCTGGCCAAGCGCTCGCGCGGCACCCAGCCCGCACTGCAACTTTCTTCTGCCACCACTTTTTATTCATGAAACTAGATCTTAAGATTCTAGgatgtatttatttaaacaaacagCCTTTAGCTTAGGAGTAAAAACGTCTGCCTCCAGCAGACACTAGTTTTTCCGATGACTCCAGCATGGCTCAGTTACCACCAGAGCCGCTTTTCTGTGCAGTCTCTCATAGCTTTGCTTTCCTTATTCTGATCATCAGCGCACCAAATCATCTTCTACTTTTAGGGTGGGTTTCAGGTAAAGCTAAAAGTAACCTAGCCGTACGTAGGTAATTTGACCAGTAGATAAACCCGGTCACATTTGTTAGCTAAGaggaaaaggctttttaaaaaatatatacctacaAGAAATCCACAGAAGGCATCCCAAATGCTGGGACTGTGTTAAGATGCACAGTCTTATGGCTTGGACTTTGTCATTACAGAATTTCTCCAACATTTCATCATTCTGACATAAGTCCGACTGTTATTTGACCTCTATAATGTGAAATTTCCAAAGCACATCAACAAACTCCCTCCCCACCAATATTTTGTGCTTGTGATTTTCACCTTTGCTTTCTTATATATCTAGGCTGGCAAGATTTTTAACAACCAACTtaagtgttttctgtttttcttcataaaacacTGTATCCCAtaatagatgaaagaaaaaattctcactCCACTATTCATGAAGCATGTCACAAGTGTTGATACTTTCCTCTTGTTCAAATTCTTTCATACACAATTAATCTGAAACTCTTCAAACATCATCTGAATACATCTCTCTGATACTCTCAGTGTCCATTTTTGTTAGTACTGCACAGGACCCACACATTCACCAGTGTCATCTATGTCCCTATATTTCGTGAAGCCTTCAGTAAAAATCAAAAATGCTTGGGCTTGACAAGACACTTTATCCCCCCATAAACTCCAGTTGCAGAAGTGCTTCATTTAAAGGCTCCAACTCAGAGAATGTCATTGTTCTTTGCTCtaaataataactattttttattttgatggaaaaCCTGCCCTTCTATTCACCTCCACATTAGCCAATTTTGAAAGCGTTCCTGCTGCCCGCTCAAAGAAACTATAACATATCCATGCTCTACTTTGCTTTTTTCTAGGCTCCCAAAAACCACTCACATAAACCCGTCTAAAGATTTTAAAGTTACAGCTCAGATTTTCGAGTTAAGAGCAGAGCAGATACAAACACAAGGCAGACCTCACCTTTGCAGAGGTTTCAAACCATCCACTGAAACCATGCTCTTTGCAGAATTGGTCCATCTGGGGAGGATTCTGGCCACCATCCTTTTTTTGGTCACATTTATTAGCTAAGAGGACAGCAGGAATAGGGCTGCCATTTGGAAGGTGGACTTTACCATCCAGATCACTTTTCCATTTTAAGACGGCCTCAAATGTGGAACTTCTTGATATATCAAAGACTACAAAAGCACCAACAGCTTCTTTGTAGTATACTCGGGTCATGTTGCCAAACCGCTCTtgccctaaaaataaataagagattaAGAGCTCATAATTCAGACAGAGTCTATATTTAGATATAACCCCTCTGACCCTAGGCATAGTGCTATAAACACGTCTCCCATTCCATAGCAAAGAAACTGGTGGGATGAAGGATGCACAGAACCACGTGACTGATCATGGGGTCTGAGTACACAATCAACTAGCTTTATGTTCTGCGCGTGTCCAACACATGCTCCATAAACATCCagatgacaggggcacctgggtggctcagttgttaagcatctgccttcggctcaggtcatgatcccagagtcctgggatgtttgggctccctgcccggtgggaagcctgcttctccctctcccactccccctgcttgtgttcctactctcgctctgtcaaataaataaaaactttaaaaaataataataataataaaaaacatccaGATGACAGTACTTAAAGCTATAGGGCCCATcgctcccccacctcccactccctctggTCTAAGAGAAGAGttactaaaggaaaaaagaaagctggtggcagagggggagaagagatgagaatagaagaaaatgaagcttGCAGGAAGAAGATAAGTACGGTGGGTAAAATGCAGTCAAAAAGACTAGGACTGGCTATGAGATAAAGGAGCTCATCTTTCCTCCCCATCTCTCGCCTGCACCCACTTTTGACTCCGCATGCAAGATTGCTCTCCTCCAAGAAAGCAGACACATGCAAACCTACAAACAAAAGTGGCACATGTGGCTGTGTGATTAAAAGAAGGATCAACTATAGAGTCTTCAAAtatcatacttttaaaataatttaacatgtTAAATACTTTGGGGAAAATGCTCCTGCTTCACATACTACATGGGACTTTGCAAAGCATCCCCTTTCTGTCTGGTCTTGCTCTTTGACACAGGACGGACCCTAATCTTCATCTGACAGATGAAATCCACGCGGACGGCTGCTTGGACAGGATGCCAGCGGCACTGACAACATAAGGCAGGACTACAGCCCGGGTCTCCTGGCTCCCACGCACCCATGTTAATACGATGCTGGCCATTCTGAACCATCCTGTAGTCGCCTTGACTTCTAAGGCGTTTACCTTCAGTCTGTCAAGTTATGGACTAGAGTGCTCAGGAAAAATGGCAATCAGTGCAAATCTAAGATGGGTAACTCTGACcagtgataaaaacaaaactgataggACACTTTCCTGTTAAAACACATGATGAAAAACACACGTTTTCTACATTTTATGGAGAGTAATAAATGCAAAGCTAGCCACAAAAAAATATTCCTTCTCCAAATTCTACTATAGCTTCATACAGTTTTAGATATAGCTTAGTGAAATAATGGAAGAACACAATAGGCAAACTTAAATGGATACACTTGAAGTTCATTTGGTTTGTGACAGCTCCTCATACGGGCTTATCTGAAGCGTACTATGATGATCCAGATGTCCGAACTTCATTGTAACAAATGGTCACATATGAAACCTCACTATCATGTTCCTATTTTATTGGTAAGGTAAATCTGACCAGCCAATTATATAGCTTATTTAATCTCAATGCTGATATCTATAAGAAGTTAACATTGTACCATTTTCCATAAACATACACTTAATAATCACACATGGCAAATTCACAGAGGATATACCAACTGGTCAACAAAGTCAATACCACTATTCTGCAAAAAGATGACGTAGATTGCATTAAAGTGGTTCTGACTTCAATTTTAACTAGAGAGCACATACTACTgacttttagttttataaatcttaattattaaatataaaatgactatGGCAACATGAGAAACTAGCCTCATTAAGACAGTCCAGATTATAAGATTATTTCACAGTTATAAGAAAGTACTCTTTTGGACTATCCCTTCAATTTAGAAATGAGGGTAGGGTGCCAAACTAGTAAAAGTACAGAAATCCAGAAGTTATGAAGAACCATTAAGCTTCACTGACTATTGTTTTGTTTACTGAATCATTTATAAAGCCCTAAAAATACTTCTTTCAACCAATCATACTAAATCATATTCAAATTTGTCCTCATATAAACTTCTTggtaaaacataagaaaatcagaaatgtgtATGACAAG encodes the following:
- the RAB32 gene encoding ras-related protein Rab-32 — encoded protein: MAGGGPGDPGQGAAGAAAPETREHLFKVLVIGELGVGKTSIIKRYVHQLFSQHYRATIGVDFALKVLNWDNRTLVRLQLWDIAGQERFGNMTRVYYKEAVGAFVVFDISRSSTFEAVLKWKSDLDGKVHLPNGSPIPAVLLANKCDQKKDGGQNPPQMDQFCKEHGFSGWFETSAKDNVNIDEAARFLVENILANQQSFPNEENDVDKVKLDQETLTAESKSQCC